A part of Ictalurus furcatus strain D&B chromosome 8, Billie_1.0, whole genome shotgun sequence genomic DNA contains:
- the csnk1a1 gene encoding casein kinase I isoform X1, producing the protein MASSSGSKAEFIVGGKYKLVRKIGSGSFGDIYLAINITNGEEVAVKLESQKARHPQLLYESKLYKILQGGVGIPHIRWYGQEKDYNVLVMDLLGPSLEDLFNFCSRRFTMKTVLMLADQMISRIEYVHTKNFIHRDIKPDNFLMGIGRHCNKCLESPVGKRKRSLAVSSSQDPSFSGLNQLFLIDFGLAKKYRDNRTRQHIPYREDKNLTGTARYASINAHLGIEQSRRDDMESLGYVLMYFNRTSLPWQGLKAATKKQKYEKISEKKMSTPVEVLCKGFPAEFAMYLNYCRGLRFEEAPDYMYLRQLFRILFRTLNHQYDYTFDWTMLKQKAAQQAASTGGQGQQAQTPTGKQTDKPKSNMKGF; encoded by the exons ATGGCTAGTAGCAGCGGTTCTAAAGCCGAGTTTATAGTCGGGGGGAAATACAAGCTTGTCCGGAAAATCGGATCTGGATCATTTGGTGACATTTACTTGGCAATCAACATTACAAACGGAGAG GAGGTCGCTGTGAAACTAGAGTCGCAGAAAGCCAGACACCCTCAGCTTCTCTATGAAAGCAAGCTGTATAAAATTCTTCAAGGTGGAGTTGGAATTCCACACATCAG gTGGTATGGCCAAGAAAAAGACTATAATGTCCTGGTGATGGATCTTCTGGGGCCCAGTCTAGAGGACCTCTTTAACTTCTGTTCCCGCAGATTCACAATGAAAACCGTTCTCATGCTTGCAGATCAG ATGATCAGCAGAATCGAATATGTACACACAAAAAACTTCATCCACAGAGATATCAAGCCAGACAACTTTTTAATGGGCATTGGCCGTCACTGTAATAAG TGTTTAGAATCTCCAGTGGGGAAGAGGAAAAGAAGCTTGGCTGTTAGTTCTTCTCAGGACCCATCTTTCTCAGGATTAAACCAG TTGTTCCTCATTGACTTTGGTCTGGCCAAAAAATACCGGGACAACAGGACGCGACAGCACATACCCTACAGAGAAGACAAAAATCTCACAGGCACAGCCCGCTATGCTAGCATCAATGCACATTTGGGCATAGAACAGAG TCGTCGAGATGACATGGAATCTCTAGGCTACGTGTTGATGTACTTCAACAGAACCAGCTTGCCCTGGCAGGGACTGAAG GCTGCcacaaagaaacagaaatatgaGAAGATTAGTGAGAAAAAGATGTCGACTCCTGTTGAGGTCTTGTGTAAG gGTTTTCCAGCTGAATTTGCCATGTACCTGAATTACTGTCGTGGGCTACGGTTCGAGGAGGCCCCTGATTACATGTACCTACGTCAGCTGTTCCGCATTCTTTTCAG GACTTTGAACCACCAGTACGACTACACGTTCGATTGGACCATGCTTAAGCAGAAAGCAGCACAGCAAGCAGCATCCACAGGAGGACAGGGGCAACAGGCACAGACCCCTACAGGCAAGCAAACTGACAAACCCAAGAGTAACATGAAAG
- the csnk1a1 gene encoding casein kinase I isoform X4, whose translation MASSSGSKAEFIVGGKYKLVRKIGSGSFGDIYLAINITNGEEVAVKLESQKARHPQLLYESKLYKILQGGVGIPHIRWYGQEKDYNVLVMDLLGPSLEDLFNFCSRRFTMKTVLMLADQMISRIEYVHTKNFIHRDIKPDNFLMGIGRHCNKLFLIDFGLAKKYRDNRTRQHIPYREDKNLTGTARYASINAHLGIEQSRRDDMESLGYVLMYFNRTSLPWQGLKAATKKQKYEKISEKKMSTPVEVLCKGFPAEFAMYLNYCRGLRFEEAPDYMYLRQLFRILFRTLNHQYDYTFDWTMLKQKAAQQAASTGGQGQQAQTPTGKQTDKPKSNMKGF comes from the exons ATGGCTAGTAGCAGCGGTTCTAAAGCCGAGTTTATAGTCGGGGGGAAATACAAGCTTGTCCGGAAAATCGGATCTGGATCATTTGGTGACATTTACTTGGCAATCAACATTACAAACGGAGAG GAGGTCGCTGTGAAACTAGAGTCGCAGAAAGCCAGACACCCTCAGCTTCTCTATGAAAGCAAGCTGTATAAAATTCTTCAAGGTGGAGTTGGAATTCCACACATCAG gTGGTATGGCCAAGAAAAAGACTATAATGTCCTGGTGATGGATCTTCTGGGGCCCAGTCTAGAGGACCTCTTTAACTTCTGTTCCCGCAGATTCACAATGAAAACCGTTCTCATGCTTGCAGATCAG ATGATCAGCAGAATCGAATATGTACACACAAAAAACTTCATCCACAGAGATATCAAGCCAGACAACTTTTTAATGGGCATTGGCCGTCACTGTAATAAG TTGTTCCTCATTGACTTTGGTCTGGCCAAAAAATACCGGGACAACAGGACGCGACAGCACATACCCTACAGAGAAGACAAAAATCTCACAGGCACAGCCCGCTATGCTAGCATCAATGCACATTTGGGCATAGAACAGAG TCGTCGAGATGACATGGAATCTCTAGGCTACGTGTTGATGTACTTCAACAGAACCAGCTTGCCCTGGCAGGGACTGAAG GCTGCcacaaagaaacagaaatatgaGAAGATTAGTGAGAAAAAGATGTCGACTCCTGTTGAGGTCTTGTGTAAG gGTTTTCCAGCTGAATTTGCCATGTACCTGAATTACTGTCGTGGGCTACGGTTCGAGGAGGCCCCTGATTACATGTACCTACGTCAGCTGTTCCGCATTCTTTTCAG GACTTTGAACCACCAGTACGACTACACGTTCGATTGGACCATGCTTAAGCAGAAAGCAGCACAGCAAGCAGCATCCACAGGAGGACAGGGGCAACAGGCACAGACCCCTACAGGCAAGCAAACTGACAAACCCAAGAGTAACATGAAAG
- the csnk1a1 gene encoding casein kinase I isoform X3: MASSSGSKAEFIVGGKYKLVRKIGSGSFGDIYLAINITNGEEVAVKLESQKARHPQLLYESKLYKILQGGVGIPHIRWYGQEKDYNVLVMDLLGPSLEDLFNFCSRRFTMKTVLMLADQMISRIEYVHTKNFIHRDIKPDNFLMGIGRHCNKCLESPVGKRKRSLAVSSSQDPSFSGLNQLFLIDFGLAKKYRDNRTRQHIPYREDKNLTGTARYASINAHLGIEQSRRDDMESLGYVLMYFNRTSLPWQGLKAATKKQKYEKISEKKMSTPVEVLCKGFPAEFAMYLNYCRGLRFEEAPDYMYLRQLFRILFRTLNHQYDYTFDWTMLKQKAAQQAASTGGQGQQAQTPTGF, from the exons ATGGCTAGTAGCAGCGGTTCTAAAGCCGAGTTTATAGTCGGGGGGAAATACAAGCTTGTCCGGAAAATCGGATCTGGATCATTTGGTGACATTTACTTGGCAATCAACATTACAAACGGAGAG GAGGTCGCTGTGAAACTAGAGTCGCAGAAAGCCAGACACCCTCAGCTTCTCTATGAAAGCAAGCTGTATAAAATTCTTCAAGGTGGAGTTGGAATTCCACACATCAG gTGGTATGGCCAAGAAAAAGACTATAATGTCCTGGTGATGGATCTTCTGGGGCCCAGTCTAGAGGACCTCTTTAACTTCTGTTCCCGCAGATTCACAATGAAAACCGTTCTCATGCTTGCAGATCAG ATGATCAGCAGAATCGAATATGTACACACAAAAAACTTCATCCACAGAGATATCAAGCCAGACAACTTTTTAATGGGCATTGGCCGTCACTGTAATAAG TGTTTAGAATCTCCAGTGGGGAAGAGGAAAAGAAGCTTGGCTGTTAGTTCTTCTCAGGACCCATCTTTCTCAGGATTAAACCAG TTGTTCCTCATTGACTTTGGTCTGGCCAAAAAATACCGGGACAACAGGACGCGACAGCACATACCCTACAGAGAAGACAAAAATCTCACAGGCACAGCCCGCTATGCTAGCATCAATGCACATTTGGGCATAGAACAGAG TCGTCGAGATGACATGGAATCTCTAGGCTACGTGTTGATGTACTTCAACAGAACCAGCTTGCCCTGGCAGGGACTGAAG GCTGCcacaaagaaacagaaatatgaGAAGATTAGTGAGAAAAAGATGTCGACTCCTGTTGAGGTCTTGTGTAAG gGTTTTCCAGCTGAATTTGCCATGTACCTGAATTACTGTCGTGGGCTACGGTTCGAGGAGGCCCCTGATTACATGTACCTACGTCAGCTGTTCCGCATTCTTTTCAG GACTTTGAACCACCAGTACGACTACACGTTCGATTGGACCATGCTTAAGCAGAAAGCAGCACAGCAAGCAGCATCCACAGGAGGACAGGGGCAACAGGCACAGACCCCTACAG
- the csnk1a1 gene encoding casein kinase I isoform X2, whose product MASSSGSKAEFIVGGKYKLVRKIGSGSFGDIYLAINITNGEEVAVKLESQKARHPQLLYESKLYKILQGGVGIPHIRWYGQEKDYNVLVMDLLGPSLEDLFNFCSRRFTMKTVLMLADQMISRIEYVHTKNFIHRDIKPDNFLMGIGRHCNKCLESPVGKRKRSLAVSSSQDPSFSGLNQLFLIDFGLAKKYRDNRTRQHIPYREDKNLTGTARYASINAHLGIEQSRRDDMESLGYVLMYFNRTSLPWQGLKAATKKQKYEKISEKKMSTPVEVLCKGFPAEFAMYLNYCRGLRFEEAPDYMYLRQLFRILFRTLNHQYDYTFDWTMLKQKAAQQAASTGGQGQQAQTPTGKQTDKPKSNMKG is encoded by the exons ATGGCTAGTAGCAGCGGTTCTAAAGCCGAGTTTATAGTCGGGGGGAAATACAAGCTTGTCCGGAAAATCGGATCTGGATCATTTGGTGACATTTACTTGGCAATCAACATTACAAACGGAGAG GAGGTCGCTGTGAAACTAGAGTCGCAGAAAGCCAGACACCCTCAGCTTCTCTATGAAAGCAAGCTGTATAAAATTCTTCAAGGTGGAGTTGGAATTCCACACATCAG gTGGTATGGCCAAGAAAAAGACTATAATGTCCTGGTGATGGATCTTCTGGGGCCCAGTCTAGAGGACCTCTTTAACTTCTGTTCCCGCAGATTCACAATGAAAACCGTTCTCATGCTTGCAGATCAG ATGATCAGCAGAATCGAATATGTACACACAAAAAACTTCATCCACAGAGATATCAAGCCAGACAACTTTTTAATGGGCATTGGCCGTCACTGTAATAAG TGTTTAGAATCTCCAGTGGGGAAGAGGAAAAGAAGCTTGGCTGTTAGTTCTTCTCAGGACCCATCTTTCTCAGGATTAAACCAG TTGTTCCTCATTGACTTTGGTCTGGCCAAAAAATACCGGGACAACAGGACGCGACAGCACATACCCTACAGAGAAGACAAAAATCTCACAGGCACAGCCCGCTATGCTAGCATCAATGCACATTTGGGCATAGAACAGAG TCGTCGAGATGACATGGAATCTCTAGGCTACGTGTTGATGTACTTCAACAGAACCAGCTTGCCCTGGCAGGGACTGAAG GCTGCcacaaagaaacagaaatatgaGAAGATTAGTGAGAAAAAGATGTCGACTCCTGTTGAGGTCTTGTGTAAG gGTTTTCCAGCTGAATTTGCCATGTACCTGAATTACTGTCGTGGGCTACGGTTCGAGGAGGCCCCTGATTACATGTACCTACGTCAGCTGTTCCGCATTCTTTTCAG GACTTTGAACCACCAGTACGACTACACGTTCGATTGGACCATGCTTAAGCAGAAAGCAGCACAGCAAGCAGCATCCACAGGAGGACAGGGGCAACAGGCACAGACCCCTACAGGCAAGCAAACTGACAAACCCAAGAGTAACATGAAAGGTTAG